GCTATGGCGGAGCCATCTAGATGCCACTTCTCTATGGCCTCTTCGGTGAAATACTTCCCCTGTCCTAATAACCTTACAATAAATCAATATTGACAAATATTGTAGTGTTTTTTATACTATATATACTTACTATCTGGTTGGAAGAAGGAGTGTGATATGGAACGTGGTATCTTATCCGATAATCTACGGCGTCTGCGGTCCATCAAGGGCATAAATCAGACCGAGCTTGCGAAAAAAGCGGGCCTCAGCCGTCCGTCCTATGTCGCCATCGAGAAAGGCGACACCGATCCCCGTTCAAGCACCCTCATGAACATCGCCGGTGCGCTGGAAGTGTCACTCGCCGATCTCTTCCGTCCCCTCCCTTCCCTTAAAAGGGTGCGGTTCCGTATACGCAAGACCATGACCAAACGTGAGCAAAATCAGCGCGACCAACTCATCCAGGACGTCGCCGTCTGGCTTTCGGATTATAATGAGCTGGAGAAAATACTCGGGCATGGTCGTAAATACCTCTTCGAGAGCTATGCCGGTCGCGACCCCGTCCAGGCGGCCTCCTTTGCCAGGGAGAAGCTTAAGATCGGTGAAAATGAGCTCATTCGAGACGTCTGCGGTCTTGCGGAAACCGCGGGCATCAAAGTCAATCTATCGAAAGCGGGATTTAAGAAATTTTTTGGGATGTCCGTATCTGTCGACAACGGTGGGCCCGCGGTCTGCGTCAAGGTCGGGGATGATGTGAGCGTTGAGCGCCAAATCTTCACCGTCGCCCATGAGATGGGCCACCTCCTTCTTCACCGGAATTCATACAAGAAGGATGAAACCAGTGAGAACGAAAAAGAGGAAAGGAACGCCGAGCGTTTCGCGTCCCATTTTCTCATACCCCAATCCGTCTTTGACAAGGAATGGCAGTCTGCCCGTGGCCTTCACCTGGTCGATCGCGTCCTTCACGTCAAGCGTATCTTCCGTGTGAGTTACATGACTGTGCTTATACGCCTGGTAGAATGTGGATATGCTGACCTTGCCATTATTCCTGCTTTCAGATTCGAGTATAACCGTCTCTGTGGCCACGACCTGAAGAGTCACTATGAGCCGGAAAGCTACTCCGAGACCGAGCCCGAGGGCCTTGTTAAATCAGATTTCATGGACGACCGTCTCTACCGTCTGGTGCGTGAGGCATACGAGAAAGAACTCATCTCCCTCGACAGAGCGGCCGAAATTCTCAGGCTTTCGGTAATCGAAATGCGCGAGCTCAACAACTCGTGGAAGATGGCCGTGTGAAGATCAATATCGATAAGGCGGTCATCACGGATGCCAACATCCTCATCGATTATATCGAGGCCGGGAAAAAGGTGATCTCCCTTTTTGCCGCATCGGTTAAGTCGCTCTATGTCCCGCTTCCGGTTTTGAAGGAGGTTCCCGGGCTAAGTATAGCCGAGGCGAAGAAACTCGCCATCACGGTCCTTGATGTCGAGATGGATGTGCTTAATGAAGCGGCATGGATCAAGACCGGTTGCTCATTTAATGATAATATTTGTTTTCTGACTGCGAAAAGTGAAGGTTTGATATGTGCAACCAATGATAAAAGGCTTCGTAAAACGTGCGAATCAAGTGGAGTTCAGGTTTTATGGGGTTTGCAGATCATGATATTTCTGGTGCAACAGGGAAAGTTGACCAAGAGAGAAGCAATGGATATTGTCATGAAGATTGGGAAGATAAATAGTAATATTACTTTGGATTTAGTAGAAGACTTTGAAAGTAAAATAAGCGGCTGATTACGGATTGGAGTGACTTATTGGCAAAATATCTTGACAAATCGCCCCCCATTCAGTTTCTTGTTCATAACTGTTTTGTCAGACCATGAGGATTGAACGCGGCACACTCGGCTACTTTATCACCTTTCTGATCCTGGGAGGGGTACTGGGTTCCGCGCTCGGGACGCTTGTCGTGAAGCTCGCACCGTCGCTCGCGGCGGTCAACGCGAACCTCACCGGCGCCCTGGCCCTCAACCTCGAGATCGTGAGCTTCGGCATCAAGGTAACGCTCGCCTCTCTCGCGGGAATGGTGCTCGGGATCGTGATCTTCCTGAGGGTCTAACACGGCAGGGCCGCACCTGCGGCTATCTCGCGCCTCCTTCGTCGTACCGGGAAGCGCATACGTTTAAACCGGCATTGCGCCGGTTGCCACATGCCCGAGTAAAGTCCGTACGCATCTGGCGAATCGATCTTTAGGTCACCTATGGGGAGGGTTAACGCTCTACGGGGACCGGAAGCACAGCACATCAACATGTGGGGTGCGGAGGCGCGCGTTTCATTTCGTTGCGCCCAAAACCGCATACCGGCTTATGAGTGATACTTGTCCCTCGCGCGGCGCGGGAAATCTTATGAAATGGGGGTACTATCATTGGCAGTAGTATCTATGAAAGCTCTATTGGAATCGGGCGTGCACTTCGGCCACCAGACGAGGCGGTGGAATCCCCGGATGGCGCAGTATATCTTCACCGCACGTAATGGGATCCATATTATCGACCTGCAGAAAACCATGCAGCGTTTGAAAGTGGCATACCAGGGTATGAAGGAAGTCGCCGCGAACGGGGGCAAGGTCCTCTTCGTGGGCACCAAGAAGCAGGCCCAGGCGGCCATCGAGGAATACTCGAAGAAATGCGGCATGTTCTACGTTGCCGAGCGCTGGCTTGGGGGGCTCCTCACGAATTACCACACGGTGAGCCATTCCATCCAGAGGCTCAAGAACCTCGAAAAGATGTCCGAGACGGGCCAGTGGGACGCCGAGACGAAGAAGGAGATTCTGGACCTCTCGAACGAGCTCAAGAAGAAGCAGAAGGTGCTCTCCGGCATCAAGGACATGGGCAAGCTTCCCGACGCGCTCTTCATAATCGATCCCAAGCGCGAGGCGATCGCCGTCAACGAGGCGAGGAAGCTCGGTATCCCGATCTTCGCGGTGGTTGACACCAACTGCAATCCCGACGAGATCGATTTTCCCGTTCCCGGCAATGACGACGCCATAAGGGCGATATCGCTCTTCCTGGACGCGATGTCGCGCGCGATCATCGAGGGCCAGTCCGGCGGACAGTCCGAGGCCGAGGAAATCCTCGAGATGGCCGCAGAGGTGGAAGAGGGAGCAGGAGAGCCCGCAGCAGCCGCGGCCGCCCCGCCCGAGAAGGAAGAGGCGCCCACCGAGCTCAAGAAGGTCACCGAGGCGAAGGAAGAGTACCGTCAGCGCTACGAGGACGAGTTCAGCGCCGACAAGGATAAGTGGTAGGCTGCCGGCGCCTTTCAAGGCGTTCGGGTCCGATAATTACCTAATACAAGGAGAATCACCGTGGCTGATGTAACACCCGACATGATAAAAGAACTAAGGGAGAAAACCCAGGCGGGGATGATGGACTGCAAGAAGGCCCTCACCGAATGCATGGGCGATCTCGAGCAGGCCGCCGACTACCTTCGCAAGAAGGGCCTGGCGTCCGCGAACAAGAAGGCGTCCCGCGAGGCGCGGGAGGGCATGATCGCCACCTACATCCACAACAACGCCAAGCTGGGTGTCCTCATGGAGCTCAACTGCGAGACCGACTTCGTCGCGCGTAACGCGGATTTCCAGGAACTGGGCAAGGACCTCTGCATGCAGGTCGCCGCGTCCAACCCGCTGTACGTCGACGTGGAGGACGTGCCCGCCGCCGAGATCGAGCGGGAGAAGGACATTTACCGCGAACAGATGAAGGAATCGGGCAAGCCCGCGAACGTCGTCGAAAAGATCGTCGAGGGCAAGCTCACCAAATTCTACGCGGAGGTGTGCCTCCTGGAGCAGGAGTACATCAAGGACCCCAAGGTGAAGATCCGCGACCTCATCAAGAACAAGATCGCGACCTACGGCGAGAACATCACCGTGGGAAGATTCACGCGCTACAAGATAGGGAAGTAGGATGGCACCGGACGGAGCTCCGGGCAATCCCGGATATTCCCGGATACTGCTAAAGCTCAGCGGGGAGGCGCTCGCGGGCGACGAGAAGGCGGGCATAAACCCGGCGGTCGTCGCGCGCATCGCCCTCGAGATTGCGGAGGTCCACCGGACGGGCGTGCAGATCGCCATGGTTATCGGCGGGGGAAACATCTTCCGCGGAACCACGGGCAAGGCGCTCGGGATGGACCAGGCGACCGGGGACTCCATGGGCATGCTTGCGACGGTCATCAATTCGCTCGCCGTGCAGGACGCGCTCGAAAAGAACGGCGTCCCCACGAGGGTGATGACCGCCGTCGAGATGCGCTCGTTCGCGGAGCCCTACATCCGCCGCAAGGCGATCCGCCACTTGGAAAAGGGGCGCGCGGTGATCATCGCCGCGGGCACCGGCAACCCGTTCTTCACCACCGACACCGCCGCGGGTCTCAGGGCGATAGAGGTGGGCGCACAGGTTTTATTGAAGGCGACGCGCGTTGACGGCGTGTACGACAGCGATCCTGAAAAAAACCCCCGGGCCGTGAAAATTGCTTCCATCGGGTACCGGGAGGTGATAGAACGTCAGCTCAGGGTAATGGACCTCACAGCGATCTCGCTGTGCATGGACAACAAGCTGCCCATCATCGTCTTCAACCTTTTCAACCATGGCTCCATCCGCCGCATCGCGGCGGGAGAGGAGCTTGGAACCAGAATATCCTGATGCATGAACGCTGGGGGAGAATATGATAGATGAAATAATCTCCGACGTGGAGGGGCGGATGAAGAAAAGCATCCAGGCCCTCGAAAAGGACTTCGGGGCCATCCGTACCGGGCGCGCGAATCCCGCCATCTTCGACGGGGTCAGGGCCGACGTGTACGGTTCCATCATGCCGCTCAATCAGCTCGCCACCATTTCGTGCCCCGAGCCCAGGCTGGTCGTCATCCAGCCCTGGGACCGCAGCACGCTCGGGGCGATCGAGAAGGCCATTTTGAAATCGGACCTCTCGCTCAACCCCAACAACGACGGCAACCTGATCCGCATACAGATCCCGGACCTTACCGAGGAGCGCCGCAGGGAATACGTCAAGCTCGCCCGGCAGAAGGCCGAGGAGTGCAGGGTTTCGATCCGCAATGTGCGGCGCGACGGGAACGAAATGGTAAAGGAACTCGAAAAGAGCAAGGACATCTCCGAGGACGATTCCAAGGGTGCGGCAGGTCGCATACAGAAGCTCACCGATAAGTACACGGAAGAAGTCCAGAAGACGGTCGACAACAAGGAAAAGGAGATCATGCACGTCTGATACGCGTGCATGATCCCCTCCCGTCAAGGAACCCGAAACCGCGTGGCACACAGGGACTACCAAAGCCTGCTGGACAGAACGAGGATTCCCTCGCATGTCGCCATAATTATGGACGGTAACGGGCGATGGGCCACGCGGCGCGGTCTCTCGCGCCTGGAGGGACACCGGCGCGGGGCGCAGGTGGTCGAGTCGCTCATGGACGCCGCGCTCGAGCTTGGCATCAAGGTCGTGTCCCTGTACGCGTTTTCGACCGAGAACTGGTCCCGCCCGCGGGAGGAGATCCGGGGGCTCTGGAAGCTCCTGGAGCTCTTCTTCGAATCCAATATCGAAAAGCTCAAAAAGCGCGGAATCCGGGTAAGGCACACCGGGAGCGAAAAGCACCTTCCCGCGGATACCCTTGAGGTGATCCGGCGCGCGGTGCGGGATACGCGAAGGAACAAAAAAATAGTCCTCAACTTCTGCCTCAACTACGGCGGGCGCCAGGAGATCGTCGACGCGGTGAACGCCTGGGCGGCGAAGCGGGGAGATTCGGAAAAGATGACTGCGGAAAAAATGCGCCGCCATCTTTATTCCCCGGACCTTCCCGACGTCGACCTGCTTATCAGGACAAGCGGGGAATACCGCCTGAGCAACTTCCTGCTATGGCAGCTCGCCTACGCCGAGCTTGTCTTCGTGAAGGTGCTCTGGCCGGATTTCGGCGCGCGGCACCTGTACCGCACCATATACGAATACCAGAACAGGGAAAGGAGATTCGGGGGATTATGAGCGAAACAGCGAAGCGCATTGCGAGCGCGGTAGTGGCACTTCCGGTATACCTCTACGGGTTCGCGACGGACCAGTTTCAGTACATTCCCATACTCGTCATTTCGACGATCATTTCGCTCGGCTGCCTCTGGGAGTATTATCAGATTGCGGGGAAGGATGAAAAACGGAAACCGTTCATCGCCGTCGGAATGATAGTGGGCACGCTCGTCAATATCATCATGTACCTGTACGCGTTCGGCAAGGTGCTGGGGTATTCGGCCTATATCCAGAATTTCGACGCCCGCGTGCTTCTGGCGATTCTTACCCTGGGGCTGGCAGCGCTGGTCACGCTCCAGATTTTCAAGCGTCCCATCGAGGGAGGGATATATTCCCTTGCGGTGACCGTATTCGGCGTCATATTCCTTGTTTTTTCATTTTCCCATATCATACTCCTCAAGTCGCTGCGTGACGGCTTCTACTACATCCTCATCCTGAATGCGGCCGTGATGCTGAACGACACCTTCGCGTATTTTGGCGGGGTGAATTTCGGAAAGCACAAGGCCGGCTTCGCGGTGTCTCCCAACAAGTCGTGGGAGGGTTACTTCTCGGGGCTCCTGGGAACGGTCCTCGCGATGATACTCTTCAGCCAGGGCATCGAGGCGTTCGCGGGGAAGGAGCTTTTTACCACGATTGAAGCGACCCTCCTGGGCATCGCCCTCTCGGTGATCGGCAATATCGGCGACCTCGCGGAATCGGCGATCAAGCGGGACGGCGCCATCAAGGATTCCGGCTCCCTCATCCCGGGGCACGGAGGCTTCTGGGACGTATTTGACGCGCTCGTCTTGACGATGCCGCTGTTCTATTATTACCTCGTACTTACCGGCGCACAGTAAGCGCGGCGGATGTCACGCACCGTAACCATCCTGGGCTCGACCGGATCGATAGGCGTATCGGCCCTCCGGGTCCTGGGGCATTTCCGGGACGAGTTCAGGGTACTGGGCCTGAGTTGCAACCGGAACCTCGAGCTTCTGGCGCGTCAGATACGCGAGTTCTCCCCGCGCGCCGTCGCGGTAGGAGCCCCGGACCTGGTTAAAACGGCGCGATTCTCGGCCCTCCGTGAAACTTTTCCGTCCGTGGAGTTTCTTACCGGTCCTGAAGGGATTCGGGAGCTTGCCTCCCGGGAAGCAGATATCCTGGTGTCGGCGCTCGTGGGCGCCGCGGGGCTGTTGCCGACGCTGGCCGCCCTGCCGCATGTGAAGCGCGTAGCACTGGCGAACAAGGAGACCCTGGTGATGGCCGGGGAGTTATTTATGAAGCGTGTCGCCGAATGCGGCGTCGAGCTCATTCCCGTCGACAGTGAGCACAGCGCGGTGTTCTCACTGCTTGACCGGGTCGGGAAGGAAGACCTGGCGCGGATCGTGCTCACGGCGTCGGGGGGGAGCCTGCGTGACCGTCCCGCCGCGGAGCTCGCGAGCGTGACTCCCGCCGAGGCGCTCGCGCATCCCACGTGGAGCATGGGGAGCAAGATCACCATCGATTCGGCGACGATGATGAACAAGGGGCTCGAGGTGATAGAGGCACACCATCTTTTTGGAGCCGCGTACGACATAATCGACGTGGTGCTGCATCCCGAGAGCGTTGTACACTCGATGGTGGAGGCGCGGGACGGCGGCATCTACGCATTCCTGAGCGTGACCGATATGGCCCTCCCCATCATGAACGCGCTCATGCACCCGGAAAAGCGCGCCAACCCGTTCGGGCGCCTGGACCTTGCGGGCGTGGGGCGACTTACATTCGGGCAGTGTGACAGTATAAAATTTCCCGCGCTGGAACTCTGCTACCGGGCGGGACGCGCGGGCGGGACGCTCCCCGCGGTGCTCAACGGCGCCAACGAGGTGGCGGTCGGGCTTTTCCTTAACCACGAGATCCGCTTCACGGATATCGTGAGGACGGTGGAGCGGGTAATGGACGAACATGTCCCGGAGAGCGGAACCGGGATCGAGGACATCTTTCGCGCCGACGAATGGGCGCGGGAGAGAGCATATACAATCGCGAGAGGTTAAGAAATGGCAACACTTACGTATATACTCGCTGCCGTGGTGCTCCTGGGGCTGTGCATCTTCGTGCACGAGCTGGGACACCTGCTTGGCGGCAGGCTGGTCGGCATCCGGGCGAGGATATTCTCGATCGGCTACGGGAAGGGAATTTTGAAAAAGGAGATCGGCGGCACGACCTACCAGGTCACGCTCATCCCCCTGGGCGGATACTGTGCGTTCTACGGGGAGGACCCGTCGGAAGAGCGCAAGGGCGAGGCATACGAGTTCCTGAGCGCCCCGCCGCTCCGGCGCATCGTCCCGGTCGTCATGGGACCGCTCTTCAACCTGTTTTTCGGCATCGTGCTTTTTTTCGTCATGAACATGGCGGGATATTCGGTTGAAACGAACCGCGTCATCATCCCGGAAGAGTTTAAGTCCGGTGACTATGTCTCCCCGGCGCACACGGCGGGCATCGTGAGCGGGGACAGGATCGTGGGAATCAACGATAAGAAGATCGCCGGGTTTTCGGACATCCAGAGCGCGATCGTGTTTTCGAACGGCGAGCCGGTCCGCATAAAAGCGGAGCGCGCGGGCGAATCGAAGGAATACACGGTAAAGCCGCAGAAGTTTTCGGAAAAGGGATATTACACGATAGGTGTGATGCCCTACGGCGAACGGGTGCTCGTGGTGCGGGTGCTCGACAGCGAGGCGGCCGCGAAAGCGGGCCTGGAGCAGTTCGACGAGGTGAAATCGATCGACGGGAAGGCGGTGAAGTCGCCTGCCGAATTCACCGACTACGTGCGCGCGCACGCGGACAAGCCCCTCATGCTCAAGATCGTGCGCGCGGGTCGCGATCATGACATACTGGTGACGCCGCGCTCCCGAGAGCTCCTGCGCATAAAGGATTTCGTGGACGACAGGTTCCCGGCCGAAAAGCGCGACGTGACGGTGGACAAGCTCGACCTCGTGAAAACGGGAATCTCCCGGGGAACGGTAAGGCTGAACGGCGAAACCGTGTCCTCGATCGAGGCCTTCGAGAAGAAGCTCGCGGGACTCAAGGGAACGACGGTGCGCATCGAAAACGCGGGTGGCTCGTACCGCGGCGTGGTCGCCTACGAACGGTCGGGATTCGTGGGAATCGAGACCGCGATCGCGCCCGAGATGACGGATCTCAAGTACGGCCTTGCCGAGGGTTTCGTGAAATCGCTCACCGATCCCTTCGACTTCATCGTGATGAACCTCAAGGGCATGGGCATGCTCTTTTCCGGGGAGCTTGACGTGCGTCAGAATCTTTCGGGGCCCATACGCATCGCGAAGATCGCGGGCGATACCGCGTATTACCGCGGCATCTCGGCCTTCATCGTGCTCATGGCGAAGATATCCATCATCCTCATGGTGATGAACCTCCTCCCGATCCCCGCGGTGGACGGGAGCTTCATCCTGTTCTTCCTGTTCGAGGCGCTGGTGGGCAAGCCCATAAGCCAGAAGGTGATGGAGCGCATCCAGTTCGTGGGAGTGGCGCTTCTCATCGTGGTGGGGGTGCTCGTCATATTTAACGACCTGAGCTTCCTGCCATTCTTCCAGAACATGTTCAACTGACGCGTAGTCCACACCGTAGAGACGTCCCGCCGGGACGTCTCTACGGTGCGACCGGCCGGCGAATCGGCTAGAGAATAAGCGGCAGCTTCTCCAGCAGCGCTTTCATGATGGTTCTGCACGCCTCTTCGAACGCGCCCAGATTCCCGTAGGTTTCGCTCCCCTTCGCGTCCACGATGTCGGACACCCCGCGCAGGATCACCAGGCGTGTCCCGTTCTTCTTCGCCACGTGCGCGATGGCGCTCGATTCCCAGTCGCCCGCGACCGCGCCGTATTTCCGGACAAGCCCGGGGATGTTTTTGGGGTCGATATCCTGGTCGGCGGAGACCACGATTCCCCTGGATATCTCCGGGTCCAGGATGATCGGGGCCTCGGGCGAGGAGCTGTAATAGTCGATCGCCTCGGCGCCGTCCCCCATGAGCTCGTGGATGTCATAGGTGACGGTCCTCGTGACAAGCAGTATCTGCCCCTTGCGCGCCTTCCCGGCGAATCCGCCCGCGGTCCCGATATTGACGAGCAGGGTGGGATTCCACCTGGTTATCGCGTACTGGGTCGAGGCCGCGGCGTCTATCTTCCCCCATCCCCCGTGGAAAAAAAGCACCTGTCTGGCGGCGCCGTCCCCGCCCGTGATCTCGCGAAAGAAATATTCGCCGTATGGGGTTTTCTCGAGCCGGGAGGGCGGGGGGGAAAGGACTTCCTTGAGGGCGGCCCATTCGGCGTTCGCGGAGACCAGTATCACCACGCCCGGGGATTTCGAGGGCGCGCACGAACACACGGCCAGGGCCGCGATGAGAAACGTTAGGCGATATTTCATGACGATGCTCCTGTTCGGGCATCGCGATGCGGCGGACGCCCGTTGATTGTATGCCGCGGAAATCTTGAAATCGCCATCGAATCGCCGGGACCGATACGCCCGTCATAATTCGGGGAGCACCTTGTCCGCGATAAAGTCCGCGAACGCGCCGCGGAGCCTCCTGATATTGGCGACGATATTGAAATCGCTGGAATGGTCCGGGGTATCGCTCACGAACTTGAACAGGTGACAGCGCGCCCCGTAGAGCCGCGCCGCCTGCACGACCGCGGCGCCCTCCATGTCGGCGAGCTGGGCGAGGAGGGAGACGGCGCGGCGCTCCTCCTCCGTCACCATGGGCCGGTCCTGGGTGGCGAGCGTCGCCCCGGCGACACCCTCAAGCGTGTCGGGAAGAAGCGTCCGCAGGCCCCTCCCGATGAGCTTCGGCCGGTCGGGCTCGACCGCGCGGGTAACCTGGTATATCCCGCCCAGGGGTAATTCGCGCGTGAGCGCGCCGGCCGCGCCGGCGTTGAGAATCACCCGCGCGCCGTGATGAACGACGAGCTCGGCGGCGGCCATCGCCGCGTGCGCCTTGCCTATCCCTGAAATGACGAGCGTATGCGTTCCGCCCGCGTAGACGCGGAAGGGCCGCTTGATCAAGAGCTTCAGGCCGAGCGCGCGGATGAGCGGCTGCGCCTCGAGCATGGTCGCCATGACTATTCCAGTATTCCCCTGCAACGCGCCATCTCCTCGAGCGCCGTGACCGCTTTCCTTCCCTCGTCCCCGAGGTCCAGGGTGAAATCGTTCACGTAAAGCCCTATATGCTTGTCGATAACCTCGTCGTCCATTTCCTGCGCGTGCGACTTCACGTACGCGCGCGAATCGGCAGGATGCGCGCGCGCGTATTCGACTGAGGCCCGCACTATCGCGCCCATGTCGCCGCGCATCGGTGCGAGATCGTTCCTGACCGCGATGCAGCCCAGGGGGATGGGGAGCCCGGTCTCACGCTCCCACCATTCGCCCAGGTCGATCACCTGCACAAGATCATACAGGGGATAGACGAATCGTCCTTCGTGGATTATGAGCCCGGCGTCGAATCGGCCCTCCGCCACACCCGGCATGATCTCGTCGAAACGCACCGCGGTGACTCGTCCCGCACCCGGCATCCAGAGGCGAAGCAGCATGTATGCCGTCGTGTACCATCCGGGGATCGCGATATGGGCGCGTGCCAGATCGATGCCGGGCGTTCGGGAAACCACGAGCGGACCGCAGCCGCGTCCCAGCGCTGATCCCGAATCGAGGAGCGTGTAGCGGTTTTTCAGGAGCAGCCACGCATGGAAGGAGAGCTTGGTGACGGCGTGCCTGCCCTCCAGTGCGCGACGGTTGAGATCCTCGACGTCGCTTATGGCGACGGTGAACGCGAGGCCGCGCGTGTCGATCTTCCCGTGTACGAGCGCGTGGAAGGCAAAGGTGTCGTTGGGACAGGGGGAAAGTGCGATATCGACGGTTTTCATGGCGCGTTTCAGGCGGACGCGCTGGTGTTTTCCCGGTAGTGACGCACGGTTTCCGCGGTGAGCGGGATGAGGAGCGAGGCGGTTGTGGTAACATCGTCGCACGAAATTACGAACGTGGAGAGCTCCACCCCCAGGCCCCTGAGTATCATCGCGATGAGCACGAGACCCACGCCGGCGCCCTCGTTTTCGGGGTTGTCCGCGTTCATGAGAAAGTACTCCGAGATATCGTTGCACACGCGCGCGTCCTCGAGTTTCTTACGCACGGTCTTGAGCTCGGAGGGCGTCATGGGAACCGGGTTGGTCACCCTGAGGCTCAGGATGTCCTCGTCGTTCACGATGAATTCGATTTCGGCGGTGATGTTTCTCTTGCGCGCGATGCGCGACAGGTTTTTCGAGTCCTCACGCGAGATCTCGAGCTTGAACAGCTGGAGTGCCATGTGGTAATCGATGAGGCTGTCCGCCTGGTTTTTCGGGGTGTAGTTCTCGAAATAGATGTTCTTGTAATTGGCCTTGACCGCGTTGATTATTAGTTCCTTCAGGCAGGTGTATATGGGGCTCAACAGGACCAGGCAGTCGCGCTGCCGAAGCATCACGGCGAGGAGCTTTTTCATCCGGTTTTCACTCGTGGAGGTGACCGCGTAGGTGATGAGCCGGATGCTCTGGTTCGCCTTTATATGTTCAAGTACCGCTTTCATGTGGGGACGTTTCGTTCGATGATATGTCTTTACCGAAAAGAGCTCCCGCCTTTTCAGGCGGGTGGGTGAATGAGAATCCCAGTACACTTTACAGACGGTTACTTTTACTATGAACACTATTCATTTGTCAATGGAAAAATCTGCTTGTACACCTTGCCCGCCGGTAGACATACTTGCCGTTCATTTTTACATTAGAATCGGGCCTGGGGGCACACGGCATGAAAATCGCGCTCGGTGAGCGGTGGGGAAGGGAAGGTGGATACCGGGAGCTCCTGGTACTCGCGCTCCCGCTCGTGCTTTCGACCGCCTCGTGGTCGATACAGCTTTTCGTGAACAGGATGTTCCTTGCCTGGTATTCCAGGGAAGCCATCGCCGCGGTGGTACCCGCGAGCATACTCAACTTCT
This genomic interval from Spirochaetota bacterium contains the following:
- a CDS encoding 1,4-dihydroxy-6-naphthoate synthase, whose product is MKTVDIALSPCPNDTFAFHALVHGKIDTRGLAFTVAISDVEDLNRRALEGRHAVTKLSFHAWLLLKNRYTLLDSGSALGRGCGPLVVSRTPGIDLARAHIAIPGWYTTAYMLLRLWMPGAGRVTAVRFDEIMPGVAEGRFDAGLIIHEGRFVYPLYDLVQVIDLGEWWERETGLPIPLGCIAVRNDLAPMRGDMGAIVRASVEYARAHPADSRAYVKSHAQEMDDEVIDKHIGLYVNDFTLDLGDEGRKAVTALEEMARCRGILE